The Podarcis raffonei isolate rPodRaf1 chromosome 2, rPodRaf1.pri, whole genome shotgun sequence genome window below encodes:
- the HYAL1 gene encoding hyaluronidase-1, with product MAVITAYLTLWVCLLDVFSVAWSRRMAGGGPVILDHPFITVWNAPSRECEEKYRVSLDLGIFDVVANQNESFTGSDITLFYSHRLGYYPYYTENGTAVNGGTPQNASLNSHLWKTWQDIEKTISEAGFKGLAVVDWESWRPLWVRNWNSMQIYRNKSIELVKEQHPDWPADKVAREAKREFEQMSRAFMELTLALGRSLRPEGFWGFYGFPDCYNNEYKSTDYTGECPEIEKQRNDELQWLWNQSRVLYPSIYLPKELRFLNKTLEFVRHRVQEAFRIVNQTGNGSIPVLPYASIEYQPTQTQSFLSQEDLVHTIGESASQGAAGVILWGSTNDSNSEEACLDVKKYVDTVLGPYIVNVTSSTRLCSQILCSKNGRCVRQDGHLDAFLHLTPASFSIQRHSEEPHFVVRGQMSAKEQVQMAKEFACQCYSGWEGSQCEKKST from the exons ATGGCAGTTATTACAGCATACTTGACACTGTGGGTCTGCTTGCTGGATGTTTTCTCAGTGGCTTGGAGCCGTCGAATGGCTGGTGGAGGCCCTGTAATACTGGATCACCCATTCATCACTGTCTGGAATGCTCCCAGTCGAGAATGTGAAGAGAAATACAGAGTATCCCTGGACTTGGGGATTTTTGATGTGGTTGCCAACCAGAACGAATCATTCACAGGGAGCGACATTACCCTTTTCTACAGCCACAGGTTAGGATATTATCCATACTACACTGAGAACGGCACAGCAGTCAATGGGGGCACCCCCCAAAATGCCAGCCTCAATAGTCATCTTTGGAAGACTTGGCAAGATATTGAAAAAACAATTTCGGAGGCAGGTTTCAAAGGTCTGGCGGTCGTGGACTGGGAGAGCTGGCGTCCCTTGTGGGTTCGCAACTGGAACTCCATGCAGATCTACCGGAATAAATCCATAGAGCTGGTGAAGGAGCAGCACCCCGACTGGCCTGCTGATAAGGTGGCTAGGGAAGCTAAGCGAGAATTCGAGCAAATGAGTCGGGCGTTCATGGAGCTGACTTTGGCGCTTGGCCGAAGCCTGAGGCCAGAGGGTTTCTGGGGCTTCTATGGCTTCCCTGACTGCTATAACAATGAATACAAAAGCACCGATTACACCGGAGAATGTCCAGAGATTGAGAAGCAGAGGAATGACGAATTGCAGTGGCTGTGGAACCAAAGCCGAGTTCTCTATCCCAGCATTTATCTTCCCAAAGAGCTCAGATTCCTCAACAAGACTCTTGAGTTTGTCCGTCATCGAGTCCAAGAGGCATTCAGGATAGTGAACCAGACGGGGAATGGAAGCATCCCAGTCTTGCCTTATGCTTCCATTGAATATCAGCCCACACAGACACAGAGCTTCCTGTCACAG GAGGACCTGGTCCACACCATTGGTGAGAGTGCTTCTCAAGGTGCTGCTGGGGTCATCTTGTGGGGGAGCACAAATGACAGTAACTCTGAG GAAGCCTGCCTCGATGTGAAGAAGTACGTGGACACTGTCCTTGGTCCGTACATTGTAAACGTGACCAGCAGCACCAGGCTGTGTAGCCAGATTTTGTGTTCAAAGAACGGCCGCTGTGTGCGGCAGGACGGGCACCTCGATGCTTTTCTGCACCTCACTCCTGCCAGCTTCTCTATTCAGAGGCATTCAGAAGAGCCACACTTTGTTGTCAGGGGTCAGATGTCAGCCAAGGAGCAAGTCCAGATGGCCAAAGAATTTGCATGCCAATGTTACAGTGGCTGGGAAGGCTCGCAGTGTGAGAAAAAGTCAACTTAA